One window of the Solanum stenotomum isolate F172 chromosome 11, ASM1918654v1, whole genome shotgun sequence genome contains the following:
- the LOC125845402 gene encoding putative disease resistance protein RGA1 — MEIGLAVAGPFLSSALNVLFDRLAPNGDLLKVFQKHTDGVQLLEKLEENLSGLQLVLSDAENKQASNRLVSKWLNKLQSAVDSAENLIEQANYEVLRLKVEGQHQNLAETSNQQVSDLNLCLSDDFFLKLEDTIKKLEVLENQISRLGLKEHFVSTKQVTRTPSTSLVDECDIFGRHKEIKDLIDRLLSEDASGGNLTVVPIVGMGGAGKTTLAKVVYNDEKVKNHFGLKAWCCVSEAYDAFRITKGLLQGLGSFDSKDDGNLNQLQVKLKESLKGKKFLVVLDDVWNDDYNEWDNLRNVFVQGDMGSKIIVTTRKESVAQMMCADRCAITIGTLSSEDSWALFKRHSLENRDHPELEEVGKEIADKCKGLPLALKALAGTLRGKSEVEDWRNILRSKIWEQPSCLKGILPALMLSYNDLPPDLKQCFAFCAIYPKDYQFRKDQVIHLWIANGLVQQFHSGNQYFVELRSRSLFEKVPESEWKPEEFLMHDLVNELAQTVSSKLCIRLEENEGSDDMLEQSRHMSYSMGEEGDFEKLKRLSKSEQLRTLIPSNISSSFRLSKRVSHNILPRLTSLRALSLSHYQIVELPNDLFIKLKLLRFLDLSETHIKKLPDSICVLYHLETLLLSSCQFLEELPLQMEKLINLRHFDISNTCLKMPLHLTKLKSLQMLVGAKFLVGGSGGLRMEDLGEVHNLYGSLSVVELQNVVDRREAVKAKMREKNHVNKLSLKWRESTADDSQTEREILDELHPHTNIKQLKITGYRGTKFSNWLADPLFLKLVKLSLSNCKNCDSLPALGQLPCLKFLSISEMHRITEVTQDFYGSSSSKRPFNSLEKLEFEDMPEWKQWHVLGSGEFLTLEYLSIKNCPKLMGKLPENLCSLTELRISETPLFDEAQLFRSQFEGMKQIVKLSILRCNSLTSLPFSILPSSLKRITIAGCQKLKLEEPVGYCNMFLKVLTLDGCDCIDDISPELLPTARALFVYNCHNLTRFLIPTATETLRIRGSENLEKLSVAVGTHESAITSLDISSCEKLKCLPEIELFNLQVLHIYDCKKLVNGRKEWRLQRLPCLTELVITHDGSDEEIQHWELPSSIQRLEIWNVKTISSQVLKSLTSLQYLYIYGNLLYIQSLLELGGLPSSLSQLHLRNHDELHSLHLCHLTSLQCLDIGFCHNLQSLSESTLPSSLSKLTIYNCNNLQSLSASALPSSLSHLDIAHCYNLQSLSESALPSSLSQLTIEYCHNLQSLPVKGMPSSLCNLYINDCPLLKPLLEFDKGKYWPSIAQIPFINIDWEHL; from the coding sequence ATGGAGATTGGCTTAGCAGTTGCTGGTCCATTTCTCTCTTCAGCTTTGAATGTTCTCTTTGATAGGCTTGCTCCTAATGGTGATCTGCTCAAGGTGTTTCAGAAGCATACGGATGGTGTTCAGCTCTTAGAGAAGCTGGAGGAGAATTTGAGTGGTCTTCAACTTGTGCTAAGTGATGCAGAGAATAAGCAAGCATCAAATCGACTCGTGAGCAAGTGGTTAAATAAGCTTCAGAGTGCTGTGGACTCTGCTGAAAACTTGATAGAACAAGCCAATTATGAAGTTTTGAGGCTTAAGGTGGAAGGTCAGCATCAAAATCTTGCAGAAACAAGCAACCAGCAAGTAAGTGACCTCAACCTTTGCTTGAGTGATGATTTCTTTCTTAAGTTGGAAGACACTATTAAAAAATTGGAGGTGTTGGAAAACCAAATCAGTCGCCTTGGCTTAAAGGAGCATTTTGTTTCGACTAAACAAGTAACTAGAACACCTTCAACTTCTTTGgttgatgaatgtgatatctTTGGTAGGCATAAGGAAATAAAGGATTTGATTGACCGTTTATTGTCTGAAGATGCTAGTGGAGGAAACCTGACTGTAGTTCCTATTGTTGGAATGGGCGGCGCGGGTAAGACAACACTTGCTAAAGTGGTTTACAATGATGAGAAGGTGAAGAACCATTTTGGTTTGAAAGCTTGGTGTTGTGTTTCAGAGGCATATGATGCTTTCAGAATAACAAAAGGGTTACTTCAAGGACTTGGCTCATTTGACTCGAAGGATGATGGCAATCTGAATCAGCTACAGGTCAAATTGAAGGAAAGCCTGAAGGGAAAGAAGTTTCTTGTTGTCCTTGATGATGTGTGGAATGATGACTATAATGAGTGGGATAACCTGAGAAATGTTTTTGTACAAGGAGATATGGGAAGTAAGATCATTGTAACTACACGTAAGGAGAGTGTTGCTCAGATGATGTGTGCTGATCGTTGTGCAATCACCATAGGGACTCTGTCTAGTGAAGACTCTTGGGCTTTATTCAAACGACATTCACTAGAAAATAGGGATCATCCAGAACTTGAAGAGGTTGGGAAAGAAATTGCAGACAAGTGCAAAGGGTTGCCTTTAGCTCTAAAGGCACTTGCTGGTACTTTACGTGGCAAATCAGAGGTGGAGGATTGGAGAAACATATTAAGGAGTAAAATATGGGAGCAGCCAAGTTGTTTGAAGGGCATATTACCAGCGTTGATGTTGAGCTACAATGATCTTCCTCCAGATTTGAAGCAATGTTTTGCTTTTTGTGCAATATATCCCAAAGATTATCAATTCCGCAAAGACCAAGTTATTCACTTGTGGATTGCTAATGGTCTGGTACAACAGTTTCATTCAGGTAACCAATACTTTGTCGAGTTGAGATCAAGATCACTGTTCGAAAAGGTCCCAGAGTCTGAATGGAAACCGGAGGAATTCTTAATGCATGACCTTGTCAATGAATTGGCCCAAACTGTATCTTCAAAACTTTGTATTAGGTTGGAAGAGAACGAAGGATCTGATGATATGTTGGAACAAAGTCGGCACATGTCCTATTCTATGGGAGAAGAAGGTgactttgagaaattgaaacGACTCTCCAAATCAGAGCAACTGAGGACATTGATTCCAAGCAATATCAGTTCCTCATTTAGGCTAAGCAAGAGGGTGTCGCATAACATACTGCCAAGACTGACATCCTTAAGGGCATTATCATTGTCTCATTACCAAATTGTGGAGTTGCCAAATGACttgtttatcaaattaaagctcCTCAGATTTTTGGACCTTTCTGAGACACATATTAAAAAGTTACCAGATTCCATTTGTGTCTTGTATCACTTGGAAACACTTCTCCTGTCATCTTGTCAATTTCTTGAGGAGCTACCGCTGCAGATGGAGAAGTTGATCAACTTGCGTCATTTTGACATAAGCAACACTTGCTTGAAGATGCCGCTACATCTGACCAAGTTGAAAAGTCTCCAAATGCTAGTGGGAGCCAAGTTTCTTGTAGGTGGTAGCGGTGGTTTGAGAATGGAAGATTTGGGTGAAGTACATAACTTGTACGGATCTCTATCAGTTGTAGAGTTGCAAAATGTGGTTGATAGAAGGGAAGCTGTGAAGGCAAAGATGAGGGAGAAGAATCATGTTAACAAGTTATCATTGAAGTGGAGAGAAAGTACTGCCGACGATTCTCAAACTGAAAGAGAGATACTTGATGAGCTACACCCACACACAAATATtaaacaactcaaaatcaccGGATACAGAGggacaaaattttcaaattggcTAGCTGATCCTTTGTTTCTTAAGCTGGTTAAATTGTCTCTTAGCAACTGCAAGAACTGTGATTCCTTGCCAGCACTAGGACAACTCCCTTGTTTGAAATTCCTTTCCATTAGTGAGATGCATCGAATAACAGAGGTGACGCAAGACTTCTATGGCAGTTCATCCTCCAAAAGGCCTTTTAACTCTCTTGAGAAGCTTGAATTTGAAGATATGCCGGAGTGGAAGCAATGGCACGTACTAGGAAGTGGCGAGTTCCTTACACTTGAGTACCTTTCAATTAAAAATTGTCCGAAGTTGATGGGGAAGTTGCCTGAAAATCTTTGTTCTCTGACAGAATTGAGAATTTCAGAGACACCTCTTTTTGATGAAGCTCAACTGTTTAGATCCCAATTTGAGGGAATGAAGCAGATTGTTAAATTATCTATTCTTCGTTGTAACTCTCTTACCTCCTTACCTTTTAGCATACTGCCCAGTTCCTTGAAGAGAATAACCATAGCTGGTTGTCAGAAATTGAAATTGGAGGAGCCAGTTGGTTATTGTAACATGTTTCTCAAGGTATTGACACTGGATGGATGTGATTGTATAGATGATATATCACCTGAGTTGCTCCCAACAGCACGCGCTTTGTTTGTATATAATTGCCACAACCTTACTAGGTTTTTGATTCCTACTGCCACTGAAACACTCCGTATTCGGGGAAGTGAGAATCTTGAAAAACTTTCGGTGGCAGTTGGAACCCATGAGTCTGCGATAACGTCTTTGGATATTTCATCTTGTGAGAAGCTGAAGTGTCTGCCAGAAATAGAGCTCTTCAATTTACAAGTCCTTCATATCTATGATTGCAAGAAACTAGTGAACGGCAGAAAGGAGTGGCGTTTACAGAGACTCCCCTGTCTCACTGAGTTAGTTATCACACATGATGGCAGTGATGAAGAGATCCAACATTGGGAGTTGCCTTCCTCTATTCAAAGACTTGAAATATGGAATGTGAAAACAATAAGCAGCCAAGTTCTCAAAAGCCTCACCTCTCTTCAATATCTATATATTTACGGTAATTTACTTTATATTCAGTCACTGCTGGAACTAGGTGGGCTTCCCTCCTCTCTTTCTCAGCTACACTTACGGAACCATGATGAGCTCCATTCACTACATCTTTGCCACCTCACTTCACTTCAATGTCTAGACATCGGGTTTTGCCATAATCTCCAATCACTCTCCGAATCAACACTGCCCTCCTCCCTCTCTAAGCTGACCATCTACAATTGCAATAATCTCCAATCACTTTCCGCATCAGCACtgccctcctccctctctcacCTGGATATCGCCCATTGCTATAATCTCCAATCACTCTCCGAATCAGCACtgccctcctccctctctcagcTGACCATCGAGTATTGCCATAATCTCCAATCCCTTCCAGTAAAAGGGATGCCCTCTTCCCTCTGTAATCTATATATTAACGACTGCCCATTGCTCAAACCACTACTAGAATTTGACAAGGGGAAATACTGGCCAAGTATTGCTCAAATTCCCTTCATAAATATCGATTGGGAACACCTGTAA